From Acidihalobacter aeolianus, a single genomic window includes:
- a CDS encoding ATP-binding protein, protein MSAEVKQRLTLRAWPAVVLIALTLLSVLAMSGAVENSTRFSRHYIWLLLFNTAVMLALAVLIGANLFWAIRQARRQEAGARLTLHLVLLFILIALVPVSVVYLFSIRFLDQGIDSWFDVHIERALGDALDLGRGALKERMLELKRQTSNAAEGLSGTSDLRLPVALVNLRAQLRASEVVVFGADDHIIAATTDPPGRVVPSLPPADALRRYRRDGSYAGLEPEGGHRLQIRVLVAIPAPPGSVEALQPPRMLQAVYQVPERTGELASQVQDAYDHYQELAFLRTPLKQSFVLTLSLVLLISILAAVWAALFAARRVIQPIRQLIDAIRLVAGGDLQAKLPLTRTDELGQVARSFNEMTTRLLSGHEETERGRRQLDRQRRYLQTVLEHLSSGVLTIDRNGVLRTANAAAVHILETSLDAFLGRRLADISSNTHLVYGLYQAIAGRLIGFSDSWEQEVELFGENGRKVLICRGAKLPEQPGEAGIGGGSVIVFDDITALIRAQRDAAWGEVARRLAHEVRNPLTPIQLSAERLRRKLMPHVSGGDARMLERSTDTIVQQVESMKQLVNAFSEYARAPMMQLSEVDFNAAVAEVIELYGAHPGVALEFVPGEEVGLLYADPVRLRQLLHNLLKNAVEAVQGKRKGKVGVTTGLVARDDQTFMELRVSDNGSGIPDQLRGQIFEPYVSGKAGGSGLGLAVVKKIVEEHNGTVWAEPGAGGGTCLVVRLPRWRKPMEEL, encoded by the coding sequence ATGTCCGCTGAAGTGAAGCAACGCCTGACCTTGCGGGCCTGGCCTGCGGTCGTGTTGATCGCCCTGACGCTGCTGTCGGTGCTGGCTATGTCCGGGGCCGTCGAAAATTCCACACGCTTCAGCCGCCACTACATCTGGCTACTGCTGTTCAATACGGCAGTGATGCTGGCGCTGGCGGTTCTGATCGGGGCCAACTTGTTCTGGGCGATACGTCAGGCGCGCCGGCAGGAGGCCGGGGCCCGCCTGACCCTGCATCTGGTGTTGTTGTTCATCCTCATCGCGCTAGTTCCCGTCTCCGTCGTTTACCTGTTTTCCATCCGTTTCCTCGATCAGGGCATCGACAGCTGGTTCGATGTGCACATTGAGCGGGCCTTGGGCGATGCACTCGATCTGGGCCGAGGCGCGCTCAAGGAACGCATGCTCGAGTTGAAACGGCAGACGAGCAATGCGGCGGAAGGCCTTTCCGGTACCTCGGATCTGCGCCTGCCCGTCGCGCTGGTCAATCTACGCGCACAACTGCGTGCTAGCGAGGTCGTGGTGTTCGGGGCCGACGACCACATCATCGCCGCGACCACGGATCCGCCGGGCCGGGTCGTACCCAGCCTGCCACCTGCCGACGCGCTGCGCCGCTATCGTCGGGACGGCAGCTACGCCGGGCTGGAACCCGAGGGTGGACATCGCCTGCAGATACGTGTCTTGGTGGCGATTCCCGCGCCGCCGGGATCGGTGGAGGCGCTGCAGCCGCCGCGGATGCTGCAGGCCGTATATCAGGTGCCGGAGAGAACCGGAGAACTGGCCTCGCAGGTACAGGATGCCTACGACCACTACCAGGAACTCGCTTTCCTGCGCACCCCACTCAAGCAGAGCTTCGTGCTCACGCTTTCGTTGGTGCTGCTGATCTCGATACTGGCCGCGGTATGGGCCGCGCTGTTCGCCGCGCGGCGCGTGATTCAGCCGATTCGGCAGCTGATTGACGCCATTCGGCTGGTGGCTGGCGGCGATCTGCAGGCCAAGCTCCCATTGACGCGTACCGACGAACTAGGTCAGGTGGCGCGCTCGTTCAACGAGATGACCACGCGCCTGCTCAGCGGACATGAGGAAACCGAGCGCGGCCGCAGGCAGCTGGATAGGCAGCGGCGTTACCTACAGACGGTTCTGGAGCATCTTTCCTCCGGTGTGCTCACGATCGATCGCAACGGGGTGCTGCGTACCGCCAACGCCGCTGCGGTGCACATTCTGGAAACCTCGCTGGATGCGTTTCTGGGGCGCCGGCTTGCCGACATAAGCAGTAATACCCACCTCGTCTACGGCCTTTACCAGGCGATCGCGGGACGCCTGATCGGGTTCTCGGACTCATGGGAACAGGAGGTCGAACTGTTCGGCGAAAACGGCCGCAAGGTGCTCATTTGCCGTGGGGCAAAATTGCCCGAACAGCCTGGGGAAGCGGGCATCGGGGGCGGTAGCGTGATCGTATTCGATGACATCACCGCGCTGATCCGCGCACAGCGCGACGCGGCATGGGGTGAGGTGGCGCGGCGACTGGCACATGAGGTACGCAATCCGCTCACACCGATCCAGCTTTCCGCGGAACGACTCCGTCGCAAGCTGATGCCCCACGTCAGCGGCGGTGACGCACGGATGCTGGAACGTTCCACCGATACCATCGTGCAGCAGGTCGAGAGCATGAAGCAGCTGGTGAATGCCTTCAGCGAATACGCCAGGGCACCGATGATGCAGCTCAGCGAAGTGGATTTCAATGCGGCGGTGGCGGAGGTGATCGAGCTCTACGGCGCACATCCCGGCGTGGCGTTGGAATTCGTCCCTGGCGAAGAGGTGGGGTTGCTCTACGCGGATCCCGTGCGCCTGCGCCAGTTGCTGCACAATCTGCTGAAAAATGCGGTGGAGGCGGTTCAGGGCAAGCGCAAGGGCAAGGTTGGAGTGACGACAGGGCTGGTCGCACGTGATGATCAGACGTTTATGGAGCTGCGTGTCAGCGACAACGGCAGCGGCATCCCGGATCAGTTGCGCGGACAGATCTTCGAACCTTATGTGAGCGGTAAGGCCGGCGGTAGCGGGCTGGGTTTGGCCGTCGTCAAGAAAATCGTGGAAGAACACAACGGCACGGTCTGGGCGGAACCCGGAGCCGGAGGCGGTACCTGCCTGGTGGTGCGCCTGCCGCGCTGGCGCAAGCCGATGGAGGAGTTATGA
- a CDS encoding sigma-54-dependent transcriptional regulator: protein MSGEYILVVDDEPEIRRLLQEILEDEGYRVMVAANAAQARAAVRRQVPDLVLLDIWMPEEDGVTLLKSWNVEKQPAFVVVMMSGHGTVETAVEATRHGAFDYIEKPISLTRLLMTVRRGIEMGRAGRQMPPAGASRERAPQLVGSSAVMRALRARVELLAPRHEPVVAVGEPGSGRTTLLRVLHGTGRRPGGPLVDLTEPEWAERFDAAMEATHLESLLEIMRAANGGSLYLGDLLRLSLEQQSRLCDALELPEARDLDVRLMATLLGPEGLDEAVERGRLIGELAADFRTGQIRVPPLREHVEDVPELLQYHTDRLHQDEGLSYRHFTVASQNFLRYHHWPGNIAELRALIRLVLASGQTTEIEPAEAEEALRSLRLQADSALSEVPSGYGELFELSLKDARERFERAYLVHWLTEMGGNISRLAEHAGVERTHLYRKLRALGIEPRKERRKRP from the coding sequence ATGAGCGGGGAATACATCTTGGTGGTCGACGACGAGCCGGAGATCCGTCGATTACTGCAGGAGATTCTGGAGGATGAGGGCTACCGGGTCATGGTCGCGGCCAACGCGGCACAGGCGCGTGCGGCGGTACGGCGCCAGGTGCCGGATCTGGTCCTGCTGGACATCTGGATGCCGGAGGAGGATGGCGTCACTCTGCTCAAGTCGTGGAACGTGGAAAAGCAGCCGGCCTTCGTGGTCGTGATGATGTCCGGCCACGGTACGGTGGAGACGGCCGTCGAGGCGACACGTCACGGCGCGTTCGACTACATCGAGAAACCCATCTCGCTGACGCGACTGCTGATGACGGTGAGGCGTGGCATCGAGATGGGGCGTGCCGGACGGCAGATGCCCCCGGCCGGTGCCTCGCGCGAGCGCGCGCCCCAGCTGGTCGGATCGAGTGCCGTGATGCGCGCCCTGCGCGCCCGCGTCGAATTGCTTGCGCCGCGTCATGAACCGGTGGTGGCGGTGGGCGAGCCCGGCTCTGGCCGAACCACGTTATTGCGCGTGCTGCATGGTACGGGGCGTCGACCTGGTGGCCCGCTGGTGGATCTGACAGAACCCGAATGGGCGGAGCGTTTCGACGCGGCCATGGAAGCCACGCATCTGGAATCGCTGCTGGAAATCATGCGGGCGGCCAATGGCGGCAGCCTGTACTTGGGTGACCTGCTGCGTCTGTCGCTGGAACAGCAGAGTCGTTTGTGCGACGCGCTCGAGCTGCCGGAGGCACGTGATCTGGACGTGCGCCTGATGGCGACCCTACTGGGACCGGAGGGTCTGGATGAGGCGGTGGAGCGTGGGCGGTTGATCGGCGAGCTGGCGGCGGATTTCCGCACCGGTCAGATCCGCGTGCCGCCGCTGCGCGAGCATGTCGAGGACGTGCCCGAACTGCTGCAGTATCATACCGACCGCCTGCATCAGGACGAGGGTCTGAGCTACCGGCACTTCACCGTGGCCTCGCAGAATTTCCTACGCTATCACCATTGGCCGGGGAACATTGCCGAATTGCGCGCTCTGATCCGACTGGTCCTGGCCAGCGGACAGACGACGGAAATCGAGCCGGCCGAGGCGGAGGAGGCCCTGCGCAGCTTGCGCCTGCAGGCCGACAGCGCCCTGAGTGAGGTGCCCTCGGGGTACGGCGAGTTGTTCGAGCTGTCGCTCAAGGACGCGCGCGAGCGTTTCGAGCGCGCCTATCTGGTGCACTGGCTGACGGAGATGGGCGGCAATATTTCGCGATTGGCCGAACACGCGGGCGTCGAACGCACGCACCTGTATCGCAAGTTGAGGGCGCTGGGCATCGAGCCGCGCAAGGAACGGCGGAAACGCCCGTAG
- a CDS encoding TrkH family potassium uptake protein, with amino-acid sequence MQPRVIQRILGLLLVVFSLTLLPPAGVGVIYGDVGVRPFLDAFLITLATGFALWWPARRERRELRLRDGFLVAVSFWLVLGLFGAIPLTLATAPHLSVTDAVFESMSGLTTTGATVIVGLDALPKSILFYRQELQWLGGMGIIVLAVAVLPMLGVGGMQLYRAETPGPVKDAKLTPRIAETAKALWYIYLGLTVACAVAYWIAGMDVFDAIAQSFSTVSIGGFSTHDASLGYFRSPEIEGVAIVFMLLAGANFGLHFVALRRMSLRPYLQDAEFRTYFGILAALAVITIGYLYITGHYTHFGTDFRQGLFQAVSLGTTTGFTTAAYHHWPGFLPALLIFASFIGGCAGSTGGGIKVVRFLLLFKQGVRELMRLVHPSGQFAVKIGRRPVDDRVIDAVWGFFAAYVATFSVFMLLLMATGLDQVTAFSAVAACMNNLGPGLGAVGDNYAHLNPYAKWVLSLAMLFGRLEIFTPLVLFTPGFWRR; translated from the coding sequence ATGCAACCACGCGTCATCCAACGCATACTCGGGCTGTTGCTGGTGGTGTTCAGCCTGACCCTGCTGCCGCCGGCGGGGGTAGGCGTGATCTACGGCGACGTGGGCGTGCGCCCATTTCTCGATGCCTTCCTGATTACCCTGGCGACGGGCTTCGCGCTGTGGTGGCCGGCCCGGCGTGAGCGGCGCGAACTGCGCCTACGCGACGGCTTCCTCGTCGCCGTGTCCTTCTGGCTGGTCCTGGGCCTGTTCGGCGCGATACCCCTGACCCTGGCGACGGCACCGCACCTGTCGGTGACCGATGCCGTGTTCGAGTCGATGTCGGGGCTGACCACCACGGGGGCCACGGTCATCGTCGGCCTAGACGCGCTGCCCAAGTCGATCCTGTTCTACCGTCAGGAGCTGCAGTGGCTAGGCGGCATGGGCATCATCGTGCTGGCGGTGGCAGTGCTGCCCATGCTCGGGGTCGGCGGCATGCAGCTGTACCGCGCGGAGACGCCGGGTCCAGTCAAGGATGCCAAGCTGACGCCGCGCATTGCGGAGACAGCCAAGGCCCTGTGGTACATCTATCTCGGCCTGACCGTGGCCTGCGCGGTAGCCTATTGGATCGCCGGAATGGATGTGTTCGATGCCATCGCGCAGAGTTTCTCGACGGTGTCGATCGGCGGCTTCTCGACCCACGACGCCAGTCTGGGTTACTTCCGCAGTCCGGAGATCGAGGGCGTTGCCATCGTTTTCATGCTGCTGGCCGGGGCGAATTTCGGCCTGCATTTCGTTGCGCTGCGGCGCATGAGCCTGCGACCTTACCTGCAGGATGCCGAGTTCAGGACCTATTTCGGCATTCTCGCCGCCCTCGCCGTGATCACCATAGGCTACCTGTACATCACCGGCCATTACACGCATTTCGGCACCGATTTCCGCCAAGGCCTGTTCCAGGCGGTTTCCCTCGGCACCACCACGGGTTTCACCACCGCGGCCTATCATCACTGGCCGGGCTTTCTTCCAGCCCTGCTGATCTTCGCCAGCTTCATCGGCGGCTGCGCCGGTTCGACCGGCGGCGGCATCAAAGTGGTGCGCTTTCTGCTGCTGTTCAAGCAGGGCGTGCGCGAGCTGATGCGCCTGGTGCACCCGAGCGGGCAGTTTGCGGTCAAGATCGGCCGGCGCCCGGTGGACGACCGCGTCATCGACGCCGTCTGGGGGTTCTTCGCGGCCTACGTGGCCACCTTCAGCGTGTTCATGCTGCTGCTCATGGCGACCGGACTCGATCAGGTGACCGCCTTTTCGGCGGTCGCCGCGTGCATGAACAATCTGGGCCCGGGCTTGGGCGCGGTGGGCGACAATTACGCGCACCTCAACCCCTATGCCAAATGGGTGCTGAGCCTTGCCATGCTGTTCGGCCGGCTGGAGATATTCACTCCACTGGTGCTGTTCACCCCTGGCTTCTGGCGGCGTTGA
- a CDS encoding TrkH family potassium uptake protein yields the protein MQFAAVQRVLGALIAAYSVTMLIPAIVSLIYDDGQAGYFLDSFLVTFLLGFVVWFPVRDSRQELRRREGFLIVALYWVILSTVSTLPFHFSPHLDFTDAFFESVSGFTTTGATVIVGLDKLPKSILYYRAQLNWLGGMGIIVLAIAVLPMLRVGGMQLFKAETPGPMKDEKLTPRLEHTARALWSIYVGLTVACIIGYWVAGMSFFDAVCQAFATIATGGFSTHDASFAYWNSPWIDGVADVFMFLSGMNFAVHYLAIMRGSARPYVSDPEVRAYIGFVAASILVVTLTLWFTRTYPGFLTDLRYAAFQVLTTLTCCGFTSAPFNHWPLYLPVLLMLIPIVGGCAGSTAGGMKVVRVLLVVKQSFRELHRLNHPRAVVPVKLGKTVLPERVVSAIWSFLAAYVLVYLMFMLALMAAGLDWVTAFSAVSACINNMGPGLGSVFANFAGISEPAKWICSFAMLVGRLEVFTLLVLLTPMYWRT from the coding sequence ATGCAGTTCGCCGCCGTCCAGCGGGTACTGGGTGCCCTGATCGCCGCATACAGCGTGACCATGCTGATCCCGGCGATCGTCTCGCTGATCTACGACGACGGCCAGGCCGGATATTTCCTCGATTCGTTCCTGGTGACCTTCCTGCTCGGCTTTGTTGTCTGGTTCCCGGTACGCGACAGCCGCCAGGAACTGCGCAGGCGGGAGGGCTTCCTGATCGTCGCTCTGTACTGGGTGATCCTGTCGACGGTGAGTACGCTGCCCTTCCACTTCAGCCCGCATCTCGATTTCACCGACGCCTTCTTCGAATCCGTGTCCGGGTTCACCACCACCGGGGCGACGGTGATCGTCGGCCTCGACAAGCTGCCGAAATCGATCCTGTATTACCGCGCCCAGCTCAACTGGCTGGGCGGCATGGGCATCATCGTGCTGGCCATCGCCGTGCTGCCCATGCTTCGCGTCGGCGGCATGCAGCTGTTCAAGGCGGAGACGCCGGGGCCGATGAAGGACGAGAAGCTGACGCCGCGACTGGAGCACACCGCGCGCGCGCTGTGGAGCATCTACGTGGGCCTCACCGTCGCCTGCATCATCGGCTACTGGGTCGCAGGGATGAGCTTTTTCGACGCGGTGTGTCAGGCCTTCGCCACCATCGCCACCGGTGGTTTTTCCACCCACGATGCCAGCTTCGCGTACTGGAACAGTCCATGGATCGACGGCGTCGCCGATGTTTTCATGTTCCTCTCCGGCATGAACTTCGCGGTGCATTACCTGGCAATCATGCGTGGCTCGGCGCGCCCCTACGTCAGCGACCCGGAAGTGCGCGCCTACATCGGTTTCGTCGCCGCCAGTATCCTGGTGGTTACCCTCACGTTGTGGTTCACCCGCACCTATCCCGGTTTCCTGACCGACCTGCGCTACGCTGCCTTTCAGGTGCTAACGACGCTGACCTGCTGCGGTTTCACCAGCGCCCCGTTCAATCACTGGCCGCTGTATCTGCCGGTGCTGCTGATGCTGATTCCCATCGTCGGCGGTTGCGCCGGTTCGACGGCCGGCGGCATGAAGGTGGTGCGGGTGCTGCTCGTGGTCAAGCAGAGTTTCCGCGAACTGCACCGCCTGAATCACCCGCGCGCGGTGGTGCCGGTCAAGCTGGGCAAGACGGTATTGCCGGAACGGGTGGTGAGCGCGATCTGGAGCTTTCTCGCGGCGTACGTGCTGGTCTATCTCATGTTCATGCTCGCGCTGATGGCGGCAGGGCTGGACTGGGTGACGGCGTTTTCGGCGGTGTCCGCCTGCATCAACAACATGGGGCCGGGTCTCGGCTCGGTATTCGCCAACTTCGCCGGCATCAGCGAGCCGGCCAAGTGGATCTGCTCCTTCGCGATGCTGGTCGGGCGCCTGGAGGTATTCACCCTGCTGGTGCTGCTAACGCCCATGTACTGGCGGACTTGA
- the trkA gene encoding Trk system potassium transporter TrkA: MKIIVLGAGQVGGSLSHHLAKEANDITLVDTRADVLHELQDRLDLRTVVGHGSHPDVLEQAGARDADMIVAVTSSDETNMVACQIAYTLFRTPTKIARVRANEYLTYTSLFAQEALPIDVLISPEELVTNYVQRLIEHPGALQVLDFAEGKVSLVAVRAYYGGPLVGNELRTLAEHMPGIQTRVAAIFRRDKPIFPQGDTIIEADDEVFFIAAKKNIRAITSELRKLDKSYKRIVLAGGGNIGKRVAERLEARYQVKIIEHNANRARYLSETLDKAMVLRGDAADEGLLLEENIEATDVFCALTNDDEANILSAMLAKRLGARKVMALINRTAYVDLVESGIIDVAISPQQITLGALLAHVRRGDVVAVHSLRRGAAEAIEAVAHGDRKTSRVVGRRIDEIKLPKGATIGAVVRGEEALVAHSDTIIEAEDHVILFLVDRSRINEVERLFQVDVTFL; encoded by the coding sequence ATGAAGATCATCGTGCTCGGCGCAGGGCAAGTCGGCGGTTCCCTGTCGCACCACCTGGCCAAGGAGGCCAACGACATCACCCTGGTGGATACCCGCGCCGACGTGCTGCATGAGCTGCAGGACCGGCTCGACCTGCGCACCGTGGTTGGCCACGGCTCACATCCGGACGTGCTGGAACAGGCGGGTGCGCGCGACGCCGACATGATCGTCGCCGTGACCAGCAGCGACGAGACCAATATGGTCGCCTGCCAGATCGCCTACACCCTGTTCCGCACACCCACCAAGATCGCGCGCGTGCGGGCCAATGAATATCTCACATATACCAGCCTGTTTGCGCAGGAGGCCCTACCGATCGACGTGCTGATCAGCCCCGAGGAGCTGGTCACAAACTACGTGCAACGTCTGATCGAGCATCCCGGCGCGTTGCAGGTGCTCGACTTCGCCGAAGGCAAGGTGTCGCTGGTCGCGGTGCGCGCCTATTACGGCGGTCCGCTGGTCGGCAACGAATTGCGCACGCTGGCCGAGCACATGCCGGGCATCCAGACCCGGGTGGCGGCCATATTCCGTCGCGACAAGCCTATCTTCCCGCAGGGCGATACGATCATCGAGGCCGACGACGAGGTCTTTTTCATTGCCGCGAAGAAAAACATCCGTGCGATCACCAGCGAACTGCGCAAGCTCGACAAGTCCTACAAGCGCATCGTGCTCGCGGGCGGCGGCAACATCGGCAAGCGTGTGGCCGAGCGCCTGGAGGCGCGCTATCAGGTCAAGATCATCGAGCACAACGCGAATCGCGCGCGCTACCTCTCCGAGACCCTCGACAAGGCAATGGTCCTGCGCGGCGACGCGGCCGACGAGGGACTGCTGCTCGAGGAGAACATCGAGGCCACCGATGTATTCTGCGCCCTGACCAACGACGACGAGGCCAACATCCTCTCCGCGATGCTGGCCAAGCGACTCGGCGCACGCAAGGTGATGGCGCTGATCAACCGCACTGCCTATGTGGATCTGGTCGAGAGCGGCATCATCGACGTGGCGATCTCGCCGCAGCAAATCACGCTCGGTGCCTTGCTTGCGCATGTGCGCCGCGGCGACGTGGTCGCGGTGCATTCGCTGCGCCGCGGCGCGGCTGAGGCGATCGAGGCAGTCGCCCACGGCGACCGCAAGACCTCGCGCGTGGTCGGACGGCGCATCGACGAGATCAAGCTGCCCAAGGGCGCGACCATCGGCGCGGTGGTGCGCGGCGAGGAGGCGCTGGTGGCGCACAGCGATACCATCATCGAGGCCGAAGACCACGTCATTCTGTTTCTGGTGGACCGCTCGCGGATCAACGAGGTCGAGCGGCTGTTCCAGGTGGACGTGACCTTCCTCTGA
- a CDS encoding class I SAM-dependent methyltransferase has translation MSGDTPDWDVRYAGRDLREAQPAQVLLDFAHLLPAQGRALDLACGLGANALFLAHRGLDTAAWDSSPTAIAALERAAVGLGLATEIRDVVADPPPAEAFDVIVVSRFLERALAPRLADALKPGGLLFYQTFGPAEVDPARGPRRPAFRLACGELPRLFPTLALCVYREEGALGDTTQGLRDEVYAVFRRLPGGLADPPLPA, from the coding sequence ATGTCCGGCGATACGCCCGACTGGGACGTGCGCTACGCCGGACGCGACCTGCGCGAAGCGCAACCGGCGCAGGTCCTGCTCGATTTCGCGCACTTGCTGCCGGCGCAGGGGCGTGCGCTGGATCTCGCCTGCGGCCTGGGCGCCAACGCCCTGTTCCTGGCGCATCGCGGGTTGGATACCGCTGCCTGGGACAGTTCGCCGACGGCGATTGCGGCCCTCGAACGTGCGGCCGTGGGTCTGGGGCTGGCGACGGAGATCAGGGACGTGGTCGCCGATCCACCGCCGGCCGAGGCCTTCGACGTCATCGTGGTGAGCCGCTTTCTGGAACGTGCACTGGCGCCGCGACTGGCCGATGCGCTGAAACCGGGCGGACTGCTGTTCTACCAGACCTTCGGCCCGGCGGAAGTCGACCCCGCGCGCGGGCCGCGCCGCCCGGCTTTCCGGCTTGCGTGCGGCGAGCTGCCGCGCCTCTTTCCGACACTGGCGCTCTGCGTGTACCGCGAGGAGGGTGCGCTCGGCGATACGACGCAGGGGCTGCGCGACGAGGTCTACGCGGTGTTCCGGCGGTTGCCGGGCGGGCTTGCCGACCCGCCCTTGCCGGCTTAG
- a CDS encoding tetratricopeptide repeat protein, giving the protein MIERFEAMLAAGQDNALLRFTLGGACLKAGRVDEAVAHLREAVAQDSQYSAAWKLLGRALADAGQTDAAIEAYDRGIEVAEARGDKQAAKEMAVFRRRLARAGEAPK; this is encoded by the coding sequence ATGATCGAGCGTTTCGAGGCCATGCTCGCCGCGGGGCAGGACAACGCCCTGCTGCGTTTCACCCTGGGCGGAGCCTGTCTCAAGGCCGGGCGGGTGGACGAGGCCGTCGCGCATCTGCGCGAGGCGGTGGCGCAGGATTCCCAGTATTCGGCTGCATGGAAGCTGCTGGGGCGTGCCCTTGCGGATGCGGGCCAGACCGACGCGGCAATCGAGGCCTACGACCGCGGAATCGAAGTAGCCGAGGCGCGCGGCGACAAGCAGGCAGCCAAGGAGATGGCCGTGTTTCGCCGACGCCTGGCGCGCGCCGGGGAAGCGCCCAAATAG
- a CDS encoding molybdate ABC transporter substrate-binding protein: MLRNLLLVSAIGLLPAAAMAASHEAMAVNKDAAGLHHDYRTFESGGKVAYGRIGDSYKADLVMYLAGNQFMVMDDLIKDFQKRHPDIRSVYVETIPPGQILKGQILNQGEINKQKTARNPDLYASVNLDHLRTLAGKGLMKEYMIYTHNKLEIMVGKGNPKGITGVADLARDDVVVSLPNPITEGIAKFYVMPMLKQNGLYEKLTADRSCKHCWAIPKKTWFTARHHRETPYRIAHGTADAGILWATEVVYAQSLGSPVEGVALPPKDSMADQVGYAIGGLTNGRNQANAKRFLEYLATDSAQAIYEKHGFIRATPKELELKAL; encoded by the coding sequence ATGTTGCGCAATCTGTTGCTCGTTTCCGCCATCGGCCTGCTGCCGGCAGCCGCCATGGCCGCCAGCCACGAGGCCATGGCGGTGAACAAGGATGCCGCAGGGCTGCATCACGACTACCGGACCTTCGAATCCGGTGGGAAGGTCGCCTACGGCCGGATCGGCGATTCCTACAAGGCCGATCTCGTCATGTATCTCGCCGGCAATCAGTTCATGGTCATGGACGATCTGATCAAGGACTTCCAGAAGCGCCATCCGGACATCAGGTCCGTGTACGTCGAGACCATCCCGCCCGGCCAGATCCTGAAGGGCCAGATCCTCAACCAGGGCGAGATCAACAAGCAGAAGACGGCCAGGAATCCGGATCTGTACGCCAGCGTCAATCTCGACCACCTGCGCACGCTGGCCGGCAAGGGGCTGATGAAGGAGTACATGATCTACACCCACAACAAGCTGGAGATCATGGTCGGCAAGGGCAATCCCAAGGGCATCACGGGCGTGGCCGACCTGGCGCGCGACGATGTGGTGGTCTCGCTGCCCAATCCGATAACCGAGGGCATCGCCAAGTTCTACGTGATGCCCATGCTCAAGCAGAACGGCCTCTACGAAAAACTGACCGCGGACCGTAGCTGCAAGCACTGCTGGGCGATCCCCAAGAAGACCTGGTTTACCGCCCGCCACCACCGCGAAACGCCCTACCGCATTGCGCACGGCACGGCGGACGCGGGCATCCTGTGGGCTACCGAGGTGGTCTATGCCCAGTCGCTGGGCAGCCCGGTGGAGGGTGTCGCCCTGCCGCCCAAGGACAGCATGGCCGACCAGGTCGGCTACGCCATCGGCGGCCTGACCAACGGGCGCAATCAGGCCAATGCCAAGCGATTCCTGGAATACCTGGCCACCGACTCGGCACAGGCGATCTACGAGAAGCACGGCTTCATCCGCGCCACGCCAAAGGAGCTCGAACTCAAGGCGCTCTGA